A single window of Vigna unguiculata cultivar IT97K-499-35 chromosome 1, ASM411807v1, whole genome shotgun sequence DNA harbors:
- the LOC114175035 gene encoding rapid alkalinization factor-like, which produces MSSASFLLAMLLVAMSIIPSIVGAIGEQRVRWVPKTTAPCQGSIEECMEEGEFGMDSESHRRILATSQYISYKALQRNTVPCSRRGASYYNCKPGAEANPYTRGCPTITRCRNS; this is translated from the coding sequence ATGTCAAGTGCTTCTTTTCTCTTGGCCATGTTGTTGGTGGCTATGTCCATTATTCCCTCCATAGTAGGGGCAATAGGTGAGCAGCGTGTAAGGTGGGTGCCTAAGACAACAGCACCTTGCCAAGGCTCCATAGAAGAGTGCATGGAAGAGGGTGAGTTTGGAATGGACTCAGAGTCCCACCGGCGCATTCTAGCTACTTCACAGTATATAAGCTACAAGGCGCTGCAACGTAACACTGTGCCATGTTCTAGAAGGGGTGCTTCCTACTACAACTGCAAGCCAGGTGCAGAAGCTAATCCTTACACCCGTGGCTGCCCCACCATCACCCGTTGCCGAAATTCTTAG